From a single Paraburkholderia sp. D15 genomic region:
- the pth gene encoding aminoacyl-tRNA hydrolase, whose amino-acid sequence MIKLIVGLGNPGAEYTATRHNAGFWLIDQLAREAGTTLRDERRFHGFYAKARLHGEEVHLLEPQTYMNRSGQSVVALAQFFKILPDEILVAHDELDLPPGSVKLKLGGGSGGHNGLKDISAHLSSQQYWRLRIGIGHPRDLIPESARAGAKPDVANFVLKPPRREEQEVIDASIERALAVMPQIVKGELDRAMMQLHRNP is encoded by the coding sequence ATGATCAAGCTGATCGTCGGGCTCGGCAATCCGGGCGCCGAATACACCGCGACGCGCCACAACGCCGGCTTCTGGCTAATCGATCAATTGGCGCGCGAAGCAGGCACGACGCTGCGCGACGAGCGGCGCTTCCACGGTTTCTACGCGAAGGCGCGGCTGCATGGCGAGGAAGTGCATTTGCTGGAACCGCAGACGTATATGAACCGCTCGGGGCAATCAGTGGTCGCGCTCGCGCAGTTCTTCAAGATTCTGCCCGACGAGATTCTGGTCGCGCACGACGAGCTCGACCTGCCGCCCGGCAGCGTCAAACTCAAACTGGGCGGCGGTAGCGGCGGACACAACGGCTTGAAGGACATCAGCGCGCATCTGTCGTCGCAACAATATTGGCGGCTGCGGATCGGTATCGGGCATCCGCGCGATCTGATTCCGGAAAGCGCGCGTGCCGGCGCAAAACCGGACGTCGCCAATTTCGTGCTGAAACCCCCGCGGCGCGAGGAGCAGGAAGTGATCGACGCGTCGATCGAACGTGCGCTCGCGGTCATGCCGCAGATTGTGAAAGGCGAGCTGGACCGGGCGATGATGCAGCTTCACCGCAATCCCTGA
- a CDS encoding 50S ribosomal protein L25/general stress protein Ctc, which translates to MKVVAFERSLQGTGASRRLRNSGKTPGIVYGAGAETQLVELDHNALWHALKKEVFHSSILDLEVAGKSQQVLLRDVQYHPFRQLVLHVDFQRVDAKKKLHTKVPLHFMNQESNPAVKLSSAVISHVVNELEIECLPSALPEFIEVDLANIEAGQSVHAKDIKLPAGVSLVAHVEAENPVVAAATIPAGAIAEDAAAAEGETPAA; encoded by the coding sequence ATGAAAGTAGTCGCTTTCGAGCGTTCTTTGCAAGGTACGGGTGCGAGCCGCCGCCTGCGTAACTCGGGCAAGACCCCGGGCATCGTATATGGCGCTGGTGCTGAAACGCAATTGGTCGAACTGGACCACAACGCGCTGTGGCACGCGCTGAAGAAAGAAGTTTTCCACTCGTCGATCCTCGATCTGGAAGTGGCAGGCAAGTCGCAACAGGTTCTGCTGCGCGACGTGCAATACCACCCGTTCCGTCAGCTCGTGCTGCACGTGGACTTCCAACGTGTCGACGCGAAGAAGAAGCTGCACACCAAGGTGCCGCTGCACTTCATGAACCAGGAATCGAACCCGGCAGTCAAGCTGTCGAGCGCGGTGATCTCGCACGTCGTCAACGAACTCGAAATCGAGTGCCTGCCGTCGGCACTGCCGGAATTCATCGAAGTCGATCTGGCGAACATCGAAGCAGGTCAATCGGTTCACGCTAAGGACATCAAGCTGCCGGCAGGTGTTTCGCTGGTCGCTCACGTCGAAGCGGAAAACCCGGTTGTCGCAGCAGCAACGATCCCGGCTGGCGCAATCGCTGAAGACGCCGCTGCTGCTGAAGGCGAAACGCCGGCAGCTTAA
- a CDS encoding acyltransferase, with protein MTQRDTFKDDRPAHIMKGNVPELESLRGIAALIVVSTHFMILSPLMYDPLPVRSLGWFAVTMRYSPLRILMGGYGSVVLFFVLSGFVLSIKFWNRGNDGCLPFVIRRVLRIYPPYYAAIALSIVLHCVIRYHQIDGLSNWFNGLSTHVDPTPALLAGHALLIGTYDMSAYDSVIWSLVHEMRISLIFPLIMYVLVRGSLAVNLAFTVALVALSIATRPWLGEYAASILFSSHFALGALLARYAHVLTAITVKLSVVKILTVLATAILGCFYFKSPAGYGFMLFSAVSFFSALCACLIIVIAIASPTLSRLLSTRVARFSGRISYSFYLFHCVILLAALNVFHGKVPLLLILAGTFSVSVLVATLSFWCIEKPAIWLGHRLAHSRNNRLKTAIST; from the coding sequence ATGACGCAACGCGACACATTCAAGGACGATCGGCCGGCGCACATCATGAAAGGCAATGTCCCCGAACTGGAATCGTTGCGAGGCATCGCTGCGTTGATCGTGGTCAGCACGCATTTCATGATTTTGTCGCCGCTGATGTACGACCCGCTCCCCGTCAGATCGCTCGGATGGTTTGCTGTGACGATGCGATATTCGCCACTGAGAATTCTGATGGGCGGATATGGTTCGGTCGTGCTGTTTTTCGTCCTGAGCGGATTCGTGCTCTCCATCAAGTTCTGGAATCGCGGCAACGACGGTTGCCTGCCCTTCGTGATCCGCCGCGTTCTACGAATCTATCCGCCGTATTACGCGGCCATCGCATTGTCGATCGTTCTGCATTGCGTCATCAGGTATCACCAGATCGACGGGCTCAGCAACTGGTTCAACGGCCTGTCGACGCATGTCGATCCGACGCCGGCGCTGCTGGCCGGACACGCGCTCCTCATCGGCACCTACGACATGTCCGCGTACGACAGCGTCATCTGGTCGCTTGTCCACGAAATGCGGATATCGCTGATCTTTCCGCTCATCATGTACGTACTCGTGCGCGGCTCGCTGGCGGTGAACCTCGCGTTTACGGTGGCGCTCGTCGCGCTGTCGATCGCAACCCGGCCGTGGCTGGGCGAGTACGCCGCGAGCATTCTGTTTTCAAGTCATTTCGCCCTTGGCGCGTTGCTGGCCAGATACGCTCACGTGCTCACGGCGATCACCGTCAAGCTGTCGGTCGTGAAGATACTCACGGTACTCGCGACGGCGATCCTCGGCTGTTTCTATTTCAAATCGCCTGCGGGCTACGGCTTCATGCTCTTTTCCGCGGTCTCGTTTTTCAGTGCGCTCTGCGCGTGCCTGATCATCGTTATCGCCATTGCTTCGCCAACCCTGTCGCGACTTTTATCGACTCGCGTCGCACGCTTTTCCGGCCGTATTTCGTACAGCTTCTATCTGTTTCATTGCGTGATTCTGCTGGCGGCGCTCAACGTGTTCCATGGAAAAGTACCGTTACTGCTCATTCTCGCCGGTACGTTCAGCGTCAGCGTACTGGTCGCGACCCTGTCGTTCTGGTGCATCGAGAAGCCGGCCATCTGGCTCGGGCATCGTCTTGCGCATTCACGAAACAATCGGTTGAAGACAGCTATTTCGACATAA
- the maiA gene encoding maleylacetoacetate isomerase, which produces MKLYSYFRSSASYRVRIALNVKNLPYDYVPVHLVRDGGEQLKPDYRKVNLDGIVPTLVDGNETMPQSLAIIEYLEETHPEPPLLPKKPVDRAYVRSVALQVACEIHPINNLRVLKYLKHTLRVDDDAKDAWYKHWIEAGFATLETHLAGDARTGKLCFGDTPTLADACLIPQVFNAQRFKVDTAKFPTIQRIYDHATQLDAFARAAPGVQPDAE; this is translated from the coding sequence ATGAAGCTCTACAGCTATTTCCGTAGCTCGGCGTCATACCGCGTGCGTATTGCGCTGAACGTGAAGAACCTGCCGTACGACTATGTGCCGGTGCATCTGGTGCGCGACGGCGGCGAGCAACTGAAGCCGGATTACCGCAAGGTGAACCTGGACGGCATCGTGCCGACGCTGGTCGACGGTAACGAGACGATGCCGCAGTCGCTGGCGATCATCGAGTATCTGGAGGAGACGCATCCGGAGCCGCCGCTGCTGCCGAAGAAACCGGTCGATCGCGCGTATGTGCGCTCAGTGGCGCTGCAGGTGGCCTGCGAGATTCACCCGATCAACAATCTGCGCGTGCTGAAGTATCTGAAGCACACGCTGCGCGTGGACGACGACGCGAAAGACGCGTGGTACAAGCATTGGATCGAGGCCGGCTTCGCGACGCTGGAAACGCATCTGGCCGGCGACGCGCGCACCGGCAAGCTGTGCTTCGGCGACACGCCGACGCTCGCGGACGCCTGCCTGATTCCGCAGGTGTTCAACGCGCAGCGCTTCAAGGTCGATACGGCGAAGTTTCCGACCATCCAGCGCATCTACGATCACGCGACGCAGCTCGATGCGTTCGCGCGCGCGGCGCCGGGCGTGCAGCCGGATGCGGAGTGA
- the ybiB gene encoding DNA-binding protein YbiB — MTDSAHTTTLFPCARFIKEIGRGPNGARALTADDTRSLYTAMLDGRVAELELGAVLLAYRVKGETADELAAMLAGAHASFEPVHLPHGEFRPVSIPSYNGARKQPNLVPLLALLLAREGVPVLVHGVTEDPGRVTSAEIFAHLHIPHASSHADIEDGLAERRLAFAPIDVLAPKLARLLALRRRMGVRNSTHTLVKILQPFAPAGLRLVNYTHPPYRDSLTQLFNTHPDAAAGGALLARGTEGEAVADTRRQVQIDWLHDGVCETRVPHERSSADAPEVELPEAKDAPTTAAWIAAVLRGEAPVPSAIERQVELIVDVAKVAV; from the coding sequence ATGACCGACTCCGCCCACACCACCACGCTCTTCCCCTGCGCCCGTTTCATCAAGGAAATCGGCCGCGGCCCGAACGGCGCCCGCGCACTCACCGCCGACGACACGCGTTCGCTCTACACCGCCATGCTCGACGGCCGCGTGGCCGAACTCGAACTCGGCGCGGTGCTGCTCGCGTACCGTGTGAAGGGCGAAACCGCCGATGAACTCGCCGCCATGCTCGCGGGTGCGCATGCGTCGTTCGAACCGGTTCATCTGCCGCACGGCGAATTCCGGCCGGTGTCGATTCCGAGCTACAACGGCGCGCGCAAGCAGCCGAACCTGGTGCCGCTGCTCGCACTGCTGCTCGCACGCGAGGGCGTGCCGGTGCTCGTACACGGCGTCACCGAAGATCCGGGTCGCGTGACGAGCGCCGAAATCTTCGCGCATCTGCATATTCCGCACGCCAGCTCACACGCCGATATCGAGGACGGTCTCGCCGAGCGGCGTCTCGCGTTCGCGCCGATCGACGTGCTGGCGCCGAAACTCGCGCGCCTGCTCGCGTTGCGACGGCGCATGGGCGTGCGCAATTCGACCCATACGCTGGTGAAGATCCTGCAGCCATTCGCGCCGGCCGGACTGCGTCTGGTGAATTACACGCACCCGCCGTATCGCGACAGTTTGACGCAACTGTTCAACACGCATCCCGATGCGGCGGCCGGCGGTGCGCTGCTCGCGCGCGGCACCGAAGGCGAAGCGGTCGCCGATACGCGCCGGCAGGTGCAGATCGACTGGCTGCACGATGGCGTGTGCGAAACGCGCGTGCCGCACGAACGCTCGTCGGCGGATGCGCCGGAGGTCGAGTTGCCCGAAGCGAAAGATGCGCCGACGACCGCCGCGTGGATCGCTGCCGTCCTGCGCGGCGAAGCGCCGGTGCCGAGCGCGATCGAGCGGCAGGTGGAGCTGATCGTCGACGTCGCGAAAGTGGCCGTGTGA
- the ispE gene encoding 4-(cytidine 5'-diphospho)-2-C-methyl-D-erythritol kinase, producing MIETPDSLRDCLAPAKLNLFLHITGRRPDGYHTLQTVFQLLDWGDTLHFQRRDDGLITRSTDIANVPAEHDLTVRAATLLKTHTGSSEGVDIAIDKRLPMGGGLGGGSSDAATTLLALNRLWKLNVPRLELQHLALKLGADVPFFVFGKNAFAEGVGEALDVVQLPPRHFLVVTPRVQVPTAAIFSEKALTRDSKPLIITDFPAELSCNTEWPESFGRNDMQPVVVGKYAEVAQVLRWFENVAPARMSGSGASVFAAFRSRVEAEAAQAKLPSEWNSAVAAGLEEHPLFTFAS from the coding sequence ATGATTGAAACGCCCGACTCGCTGCGCGACTGCCTCGCGCCCGCGAAACTCAACCTCTTCCTGCACATCACGGGCCGCCGGCCGGATGGCTATCACACGCTGCAGACGGTGTTTCAACTGCTCGACTGGGGCGACACGCTGCACTTCCAGCGCCGCGACGACGGGCTCATCACCCGCAGCACCGACATCGCCAATGTGCCGGCCGAGCACGATCTCACGGTGCGCGCCGCCACGCTGCTGAAAACGCACACGGGTTCGTCCGAGGGCGTCGACATCGCGATCGACAAGCGTCTACCGATGGGCGGCGGTCTCGGCGGCGGCAGCTCCGACGCGGCGACCACGCTGCTCGCGTTGAACCGCCTGTGGAAGCTGAATGTGCCGCGCCTCGAATTGCAGCACCTGGCGCTCAAACTCGGCGCCGACGTGCCGTTTTTCGTCTTCGGAAAAAATGCGTTCGCAGAGGGTGTCGGAGAGGCATTAGACGTTGTACAATTGCCGCCGCGTCATTTCCTGGTAGTGACGCCGAGGGTGCAGGTTCCGACTGCAGCGATTTTTTCCGAAAAAGCGTTGACAAGAGATTCGAAACCCCTCATAATTACGGACTTTCCTGCAGAACTTAGCTGCAACACTGAATGGCCGGAAAGTTTTGGCCGTAATGACATGCAGCCGGTTGTCGTAGGAAAGTACGCGGAAGTAGCGCAAGTGTTGCGATGGTTTGAAAACGTCGCGCCAGCGCGGATGTCGGGTTCAGGTGCAAGTGTCTTTGCAGCGTTCCGTAGTAGAGTTGAAGCAGAAGCGGCACAAGCCAAACTGCCCAGCGAATGGAACAGCGCAGTGGCCGCCGGACTCGAAGAGCATCCACTCTTTACTTTCGCGTCATAA
- the rsmD gene encoding 16S rRNA (guanine(966)-N(2))-methyltransferase RsmD encodes MPRPTPSRAHGASSKGGKPHAIRIIGGDWKRTPLPVLDLDGLRPTPDRVRETLFNWLGQTLDGQRCLDLFAGSGALGFEAASRGAARVLMVERNARAAAQLRANQERLAARSIEIAEADGLRLAASLAPASFDVVFLDPPFDGDLLDKALALAVPLIAADGFLYVEAGEALQIDGNAPLDGWEIVRQGKAGAVHFHLLQRENKE; translated from the coding sequence ATGCCTCGTCCCACACCATCCCGCGCCCACGGCGCTTCGTCCAAAGGCGGCAAGCCGCACGCCATTCGTATCATCGGCGGCGACTGGAAACGCACGCCGTTGCCGGTGCTCGATCTCGATGGCCTGCGTCCCACGCCGGATCGCGTGCGCGAGACGCTGTTCAACTGGCTCGGTCAGACGCTGGACGGCCAGCGTTGCCTCGATCTGTTCGCCGGTAGCGGCGCGCTCGGTTTCGAGGCAGCGTCGCGCGGCGCCGCACGGGTCTTGATGGTGGAGCGCAATGCGCGAGCCGCCGCCCAGTTGCGCGCGAATCAGGAACGCCTCGCGGCCCGCTCGATCGAAATCGCCGAAGCCGACGGTTTGCGGCTGGCCGCCAGTCTCGCGCCCGCTTCGTTCGACGTGGTGTTTCTCGATCCGCCGTTCGACGGCGACCTGCTGGACAAAGCGCTCGCGCTGGCCGTTCCGCTGATCGCCGCCGACGGTTTTCTCTATGTGGAAGCCGGCGAGGCGCTCCAGATCGACGGTAATGCGCCACTCGACGGCTGGGAAATCGTGCGGCAAGGCAAGGCGGGCGCTGTCCACTTTCATTTGCTGCAGCGCGAAAATAAGGAATAA
- the ftsY gene encoding signal recognition particle-docking protein FtsY, whose protein sequence is MFSFFKRFKGSKESDNAPEESQSAPADEAPEAAAEAPVAPVASPARATPASAPAPSPVFEPEQQEPAIDIDESADSAETVEIVPPPAQDAGAKRSWLTRLKTGLSKTSSSLTGIFVGTKIDEDLYEELETALLMSDAGVGATEFLLESLREKVRAERLTDPQQVKTALRTLLIDLLKPLEKSLMLGRAQPLVMMIAGVNGAGKTTSIGKLAKHLQSFDQSVLLAAGDTFRAAAREQLAIWGQRNNVTVVSQESGDPAAVIFDAVGAARARKIDVMMADTAGRLPTQLHLMEELRKVKRVIGKAQDGAPHEVLLVIDANTGQNALAQVKAFDDALGLTGLIVTKLDGTAKGGILAAIARQRPIPVYFIGVGEKVEDLQPFSAEEFADALLGG, encoded by the coding sequence ATGTTCAGCTTTTTCAAACGATTCAAGGGTTCGAAAGAGTCCGATAACGCGCCAGAAGAGTCGCAATCCGCGCCGGCAGACGAGGCGCCAGAAGCTGCCGCCGAGGCGCCCGTCGCGCCGGTGGCATCGCCCGCTCGCGCCACGCCCGCTTCCGCACCGGCGCCCTCTCCCGTGTTCGAACCCGAGCAGCAGGAGCCGGCGATAGACATCGACGAAAGCGCGGACAGCGCCGAAACCGTCGAAATCGTCCCGCCACCGGCGCAGGACGCCGGCGCCAAGCGTTCGTGGCTCACGCGCCTGAAAACCGGTCTGTCGAAAACCAGTTCGAGCCTGACCGGCATCTTCGTCGGCACGAAGATCGACGAGGATCTGTACGAAGAACTCGAAACCGCGTTGCTGATGTCGGACGCGGGCGTCGGCGCCACCGAATTCCTGCTCGAATCGCTGCGTGAAAAAGTGCGCGCCGAGCGCCTTACCGATCCGCAGCAGGTGAAAACCGCACTGCGCACATTGTTGATCGACCTGCTCAAGCCGCTCGAAAAATCGCTGATGCTTGGCCGCGCACAGCCGCTCGTCATGATGATCGCCGGCGTGAACGGCGCGGGAAAGACGACGAGCATAGGCAAGCTCGCCAAGCATCTGCAAAGTTTCGATCAATCGGTGCTGCTGGCCGCAGGCGACACGTTCCGCGCCGCCGCGCGCGAGCAACTGGCAATCTGGGGACAGCGCAACAACGTCACAGTGGTGTCGCAGGAAAGCGGTGACCCGGCGGCGGTGATCTTCGACGCGGTCGGCGCCGCCCGCGCGCGCAAGATCGACGTGATGATGGCGGACACCGCCGGCCGTCTGCCGACCCAGCTGCATCTGATGGAAGAGTTGCGCAAGGTCAAGCGCGTGATCGGCAAGGCACAGGACGGCGCGCCGCACGAAGTGCTGCTGGTGATCGACGCCAACACCGGCCAGAACGCACTCGCCCAGGTCAAGGCTTTCGACGATGCACTCGGCCTCACGGGTCTGATCGTCACCAAGCTCGACGGCACGGCGAAGGGCGGCATTCTCGCCGCAATCGCGCGGCAGCGGCCGATTCCGGTGTACTTCATCGGCGTCGGCGAGAAGGTCGAGGACTTGCAGCCGTTTAGCGCGGAAGAATTCGCGGACGCGTTGCTGGGCGGTTGA
- a CDS encoding fumarylacetoacetate hydrolase family protein: MSYVFAPAPQVAVPIIGSSEQFAVRRIYCVGRNYEAHAREMGHDPDREPPFFFSKPADAVLYVPPGATGEFPYPSLSKNVHFEMELVAAIGKGGRNIPEENALDHVYGYALGLDMTRRDLQAEAKKLGRPWDTAKGFDHSAPLGPIYPATTVGHVGKGAIWLSVNGEEKQRSDVSQLIWSVAETIAYLSTLFELQPGDLIFTGTPEGVGAVVQGDLMKGGVDGLGEFSVRVV, encoded by the coding sequence ATGAGTTACGTCTTTGCACCCGCACCGCAGGTCGCGGTGCCGATCATCGGGTCCAGCGAGCAATTCGCGGTGCGCCGCATCTACTGCGTGGGCCGCAACTACGAAGCGCACGCGCGCGAGATGGGACACGATCCCGACCGCGAACCGCCGTTCTTCTTCAGCAAACCGGCCGATGCCGTGCTGTACGTCCCGCCCGGCGCGACCGGCGAGTTTCCGTATCCGTCGTTGTCGAAGAACGTCCACTTCGAAATGGAACTGGTGGCGGCAATCGGCAAAGGCGGCAGGAACATCCCGGAGGAGAACGCGCTCGACCACGTCTACGGCTACGCGCTCGGTCTCGACATGACGCGCCGCGATCTGCAGGCCGAGGCGAAGAAGCTGGGCCGTCCGTGGGACACCGCGAAGGGCTTCGATCACTCGGCGCCGCTCGGCCCGATTTATCCGGCGACGACCGTCGGCCATGTCGGCAAGGGCGCGATCTGGTTGTCGGTGAACGGCGAGGAAAAGCAGCGCTCGGACGTGTCGCAGCTGATCTGGTCGGTGGCCGAGACGATCGCCTATCTATCGACGCTATTCGAACTGCAGCCGGGCGATCTGATTTTCACCGGCACGCCTGAAGGTGTCGGCGCGGTCGTGCAGGGCGACCTGATGAAGGGCGGCGTGGACGGACTCGGCGAGTTCAGCGTGCGCGTGGTCTGA
- a CDS encoding YfhL family 4Fe-4S dicluster ferredoxin: MALMITDECINCDVCEPECPNDAISMGPEIYVIDPKKCTECVGHFDEPQCIQVCPVECIPRDPEHLESAEGLMAKYHALQAAKEA; the protein is encoded by the coding sequence ATGGCCTTGATGATTACCGACGAGTGCATCAATTGCGACGTGTGCGAGCCCGAGTGCCCGAACGACGCAATTTCGATGGGCCCGGAAATCTATGTGATCGACCCGAAGAAGTGCACCGAATGCGTCGGGCATTTCGACGAGCCGCAGTGCATTCAGGTGTGTCCGGTGGAGTGCATTCCGCGTGACCCGGAGCATCTGGAAAGCGCGGAAGGGTTGATGGCGAAGTACCACGCATTGCAGGCGGCGAAAGAGGCTTGA
- a CDS encoding ribose-phosphate pyrophosphokinase: MSSHDGLMVFTGNANPALAQEVVKILGIPLGKAMVSRFSDGEIQVEIQENVRGKDVFVLQSTCAPANDNLMELMIMVDALKRASAGRITAAIPYFGYARQDRRPRSARVAISAKIVANMLEIAGVERIITMDLHADQIQGFFDIPVDNIYATPVLLGDLRKQNYENLLVVSPDVGGVVRARALAKQLNCDLAIIDKRRPKANVAEVMNIIGEVEGRTCVIMDDMVDTAGTLCKAAQVLKERGAKQVFAYATHPVLSGGAGERIAASALDELVVTDTIPLGEEARSCAKIRSLSSAGLLAETFSRIRRGDSVMSLFAES; this comes from the coding sequence ATGAGCAGCCATGACGGCCTGATGGTTTTTACTGGCAACGCAAATCCCGCGCTTGCACAGGAAGTCGTCAAAATTCTCGGTATTCCCCTCGGCAAAGCAATGGTTAGCCGTTTCTCGGACGGTGAAATCCAGGTCGAGATTCAGGAAAACGTGCGTGGCAAGGATGTCTTCGTCCTGCAGTCCACCTGCGCGCCGGCGAACGACAATCTGATGGAACTGATGATCATGGTCGACGCGCTCAAGCGTGCATCGGCCGGCCGGATCACCGCAGCCATCCCCTACTTCGGTTATGCCCGTCAAGATCGTCGCCCGCGTTCCGCGCGCGTCGCCATCTCGGCGAAGATCGTGGCGAACATGCTGGAAATCGCCGGCGTCGAGCGGATCATCACGATGGATCTGCACGCTGACCAGATTCAAGGTTTCTTCGACATTCCGGTCGACAATATCTACGCAACGCCCGTGCTGCTCGGCGATCTGCGCAAGCAGAACTACGAGAACCTGCTGGTCGTGTCGCCGGACGTCGGCGGCGTGGTCCGCGCCCGTGCGTTGGCTAAGCAGTTGAACTGCGACCTCGCGATCATCGACAAACGCCGCCCGAAGGCGAACGTAGCCGAAGTGATGAACATCATCGGTGAAGTCGAAGGCCGTACCTGCGTGATCATGGACGACATGGTCGACACCGCCGGCACGCTCTGCAAGGCAGCTCAGGTTTTGAAGGAACGCGGCGCGAAGCAGGTTTTCGCCTACGCAACCCACCCGGTTCTGTCGGGCGGCGCCGGTGAACGTATCGCCGCCTCCGCGCTCGACGAACTCGTTGTCACGGACACGATCCCGCTCGGCGAAGAAGCCCGCTCGTGCGCAAAGATCCGTTCGTTGTCCAGCGCCGGTCTGCTTGCCGAAACGTTCTCGCGGATTCGCCGCGGCGATTCGGTGATGTCGCTGTTCGCTGAAAGTTAA
- the coaD gene encoding pantetheine-phosphate adenylyltransferase yields the protein MVVAVYPGTFDPLTRGHEDLVRRASSIFDTLVVGVADSRNKKPFFTLEERLDIAHEVLGHYPNVQVMSFKGLLKDFVRTNNARVIVRGLRAVSDFEYEFQMAGMNRYLLPDVETMFMTPSDQYQFISGTIVREIAQLGGDVSKFVFPSVEKWLKEKVAALDNGSSASAGQP from the coding sequence ATGGTAGTCGCCGTGTACCCGGGCACCTTCGATCCGCTGACGCGCGGTCACGAAGACCTCGTTCGGCGCGCGTCGAGCATTTTCGACACGCTGGTGGTGGGCGTTGCGGACAGCCGCAACAAGAAGCCGTTCTTCACGCTGGAGGAGCGTCTGGACATCGCGCACGAAGTGCTCGGCCACTATCCGAACGTTCAGGTGATGAGCTTCAAGGGGCTGCTGAAGGATTTCGTGCGGACCAATAACGCGCGCGTGATCGTGCGCGGCCTGCGTGCCGTGTCGGACTTCGAATACGAGTTCCAGATGGCGGGCATGAACCGCTACCTGCTGCCGGATGTCGAGACCATGTTCATGACGCCGTCCGATCAATATCAGTTCATTTCGGGCACGATCGTGCGTGAAATCGCGCAACTGGGCGGCGATGTCAGCAAATTCGTGTTTCCGTCGGTCGAGAAATGGCTGAAGGAGAAGGTCGCTGCGCTGGACAATGGCAGCAGCGCGTCGGCGGGACAACCGTAA
- the hisC gene encoding histidinol-phosphate transaminase: MSRYWSDIVHQLTPYVPGEQPTATHPVKLNTNENPYPPSPRVLDAIRRELGENGESLRRYPAPTARTLRETVAAYHGIRAEQIFVGNGSDEVLALTFQALLKHDKPLLFPDITYSFYPTYARLFEVEYQTVPLDDSFALHVDDYATPNGGILFPNPNAPTGRPLPLAEIERLVARNTDSVVVIDEAYVDFGAESAIALIDRYPNLLVIQTVSKSRSLAGMRVGFAFGHPVLIDALNRVKDSFNSYPLDRLAQAAATAAYEDDAWFRETCAKVVASRERLAAGLTALGFEVVPSAANLLFARHEGYDAATLVLRLRESNIFVRHFNAPRIAQHLRISVGTDAECEILLDALRDIFSAYIG, from the coding sequence TTGAGCCGCTATTGGAGTGACATCGTCCATCAACTCACGCCGTACGTGCCGGGCGAGCAGCCCACGGCCACGCATCCGGTGAAGCTCAATACCAACGAGAATCCGTATCCGCCGTCGCCGCGCGTACTCGACGCGATCCGCCGCGAACTCGGCGAGAACGGTGAATCGCTGCGACGCTATCCGGCCCCCACCGCACGCACGCTACGCGAAACGGTGGCCGCGTATCACGGCATTCGCGCCGAACAGATTTTTGTCGGCAACGGCTCGGACGAAGTGCTCGCGCTCACGTTCCAGGCGCTACTCAAGCACGACAAGCCGTTGCTGTTCCCGGACATCACGTACAGCTTTTATCCGACTTACGCGCGTCTGTTCGAGGTCGAGTACCAAACGGTTCCGCTCGACGACAGCTTCGCCCTTCACGTCGACGATTACGCAACGCCGAACGGCGGCATCCTGTTTCCGAATCCGAACGCGCCGACCGGCCGGCCGCTGCCGCTCGCCGAGATCGAACGGCTGGTCGCACGCAACACGGATTCGGTCGTGGTGATCGACGAGGCGTACGTGGATTTCGGCGCGGAGTCGGCGATCGCGTTGATCGATCGCTATCCGAATCTGCTGGTCATTCAAACCGTGTCGAAGTCGCGCTCGCTCGCCGGCATGCGCGTGGGGTTCGCGTTCGGCCATCCGGTGCTGATCGATGCGCTCAACCGCGTGAAGGACAGCTTCAACTCCTATCCGCTCGACCGCCTCGCGCAAGCCGCGGCGACCGCCGCCTACGAAGACGATGCGTGGTTCCGTGAAACCTGCGCCAAGGTGGTTGCGAGCCGTGAGCGGCTGGCTGCGGGTCTGACCGCGCTGGGCTTCGAGGTGGTGCCGTCGGCGGCGAATCTGCTGTTCGCGCGCCATGAAGGCTATGACGCCGCCACGCTCGTTTTGCGGCTCCGGGAAAGCAACATATTCGTGCGCCATTTCAACGCGCCGCGAATTGCGCAGCATCTGCGGATCTCGGTCGGCACCGACGCGGAGTGCGAGATCCTGCTGGACGCATTGCGGGATATTTTTAGCGCGTACATCGGATAA